The Methanobacterium sp. BAmetb5 genome includes a region encoding these proteins:
- a CDS encoding DUF354 domain-containing protein: MNGLKIWIDIVNSPHVRFFHSIIRYLEDQGEEVLVTTRRFGDVHRLLDLFGIEYNLVGWHGVSLEEKLIRSTQRAYELSQIISREKPDVAVSKHSIELPRVSYGLKIPSVYVLDNEHAIAANKLTLSLCDRIILPEVIDREAVIRCGADPDHLYPYNGTSEITHLVDFQHNPNIFQDLKLDLEKEKTILMRPEPALASYLEADCRKTVLSPIVEALEDQANILVIPRFREQQKIFENDEKITLIKPPVDTFSLMKACDLVIGAGGTMNREAALLGTPVISCYPGDLLSVDSYYIEKGLMKRSTHPDEIVGLARELLQDNHHHPQLSTDDLFKIIIDSIYQAGEG; this comes from the coding sequence GTGAATGGGTTGAAGATATGGATCGACATTGTTAACTCCCCCCATGTACGGTTTTTCCACAGCATAATCCGCTATTTGGAGGATCAGGGTGAAGAAGTTTTGGTAACTACCCGCCGTTTTGGTGATGTGCACCGACTCCTGGATTTGTTTGGGATAGAATACAATTTGGTGGGATGGCACGGAGTGAGCCTGGAGGAAAAACTCATCCGCAGTACACAGAGGGCTTACGAACTTTCCCAGATCATAAGCCGGGAAAAACCAGATGTAGCGGTTTCCAAACACTCCATTGAACTTCCCCGTGTTTCCTATGGCCTTAAAATACCCAGTGTATACGTTTTGGATAATGAACATGCCATAGCCGCCAATAAACTCACTTTATCCCTTTGTGATAGGATCATTTTACCGGAAGTGATTGATAGGGAAGCGGTTATTCGTTGTGGTGCTGATCCCGACCACCTGTACCCTTATAATGGTACTTCGGAGATCACTCACCTGGTGGATTTCCAGCACAACCCTAACATATTCCAAGATCTTAAACTGGACCTTGAAAAGGAAAAAACCATACTTATGAGGCCAGAACCGGCACTGGCATCATATTTGGAGGCAGATTGTAGGAAAACTGTTCTCTCACCCATAGTGGAGGCACTGGAGGATCAGGCCAATATACTGGTGATACCCCGCTTCCGGGAACAGCAGAAAATATTTGAAAATGATGAAAAGATCACGTTGATAAAACCACCGGTGGACACTTTCAGCCTCATGAAGGCCTGTGACCTGGTAATAGGTGCTGGAGGGACCATGAACCGGGAAGCAGCTCTCCTGGGAACCCCGGTGATCTCCTGTTACCCTGGTGATCTACTTTCTGTAGATTCCTATTACATTGAAAAGGGTCTAATGAAACGCTCCACCCATCCCGATGAAATAGTGGGACTGGCCCGGGAACTTCTCCAGGACAATCATCACCATCCCCAGCTTTCCACTGATGACCTGTTTAAAATAATCATTGACAGTATATATCAGGCTGGCGAAGGTTAA
- the hypB gene encoding hydrogenase nickel incorporation protein HypB — MHKVAEVEVQHDIMVANKKLARKNQRILDKDRVFSVDVVGAIGSGKTSLIEAIIDAVDYKIGVIAGDVISKYDAGRFENHNVPVVGLNTGKECHLDAHLVEHALHDMPLEDIDVLFIENVGNLICPVDFDLGSHMRMVVISVTEGDDTVEKHPLIFQDADLVVINKVDLAEAVGADSDKMVRDVKELNSEVQVIKTSLKTGTGFDDVIKAIDGFITDN; from the coding sequence ATGCATAAAGTTGCAGAAGTGGAAGTTCAACACGATATAATGGTGGCCAACAAGAAACTGGCCCGCAAAAATCAGAGAATACTGGATAAAGACCGCGTATTTTCAGTGGATGTGGTGGGAGCCATCGGATCCGGCAAAACATCCCTTATAGAAGCCATAATCGACGCAGTTGATTACAAGATCGGAGTCATTGCCGGTGATGTTATCAGTAAATACGATGCTGGCAGATTTGAAAATCATAACGTACCAGTGGTGGGATTGAACACAGGCAAAGAATGCCATTTAGACGCCCATCTCGTGGAACATGCCCTTCATGACATGCCCCTTGAAGATATAGATGTATTATTCATTGAAAATGTCGGTAACCTCATTTGCCCCGTGGACTTTGACCTGGGCAGCCACATGCGTATGGTGGTAATCAGTGTCACTGAAGGGGACGACACCGTGGAAAAACACCCCCTGATCTTCCAGGATGCCGATCTGGTGGTCATCAACAAGGTGGACCTGGCCGAGGCAGTGGGTGCTGATTCTGATAAGATGGTCCGCGACGTTAAAGAGTTAAACTCCGAAGTACAAGTAATCAAAACCAGCCTAAAAACTGGGACCGGTTTTGATGATGTTATTAAAGCAATTGACGGCTTTATAACCGATAATTGA
- the hypA gene encoding hydrogenase maturation nickel metallochaperone HypA — MHELSMAQAIVDTVLDAAEKNNATEVVEVTIEVGMLTMLNPEQLKFLLDVIVEDTLLANAEIIIEDVPVEIDCRSCDYTGLANTDGSDHYLSIVKCPQCDERNVEILTGKECNVKTIKIEKE; from the coding sequence ATGCATGAATTATCCATGGCTCAGGCCATAGTGGACACAGTACTAGATGCTGCAGAGAAAAATAACGCCACAGAGGTTGTTGAAGTCACTATTGAAGTGGGAATGCTCACCATGTTAAATCCCGAGCAATTGAAATTCCTATTAGATGTCATAGTAGAGGACACACTCCTTGCTAACGCGGAAATCATTATTGAAGATGTGCCCGTGGAGATTGATTGTCGAAGCTGTGACTATACTGGATTAGCCAACACAGACGGTTCTGATCATTACCTGTCCATTGTTAAATGTCCCCAGTGTGATGAACGGAATGTTGAAATCTTAACTGGAAAAGAATGTAACGTTAAAACTATTAAAATAGAAAAAGAGTGA